The sequence below is a genomic window from Mytilus edulis chromosome 2, xbMytEdul2.2, whole genome shotgun sequence.
ggattgattttgggagattttgttccaacagtttaggaattaggggccaaaatgggcccaaataagcattattcttggttttcgcacaataactttagtataagtaaatagaaatctatgaaatttaaacacaaggtttatgaccataaaaggaaggttgggtttgattaaaggagttttggtcccaacagtttaggaataagggacccaaagggtccaaaattgaactttgtttgattttatcaaaaattgaataattggggttctttgatatgccgaatctaactgtgtatgttgattcttaatttttggtcccgttttcaaattggtctacattaaggtccaaagggtccaaaattaaacttagtttgattttaacaaaaattgaaaccttggggttccttgatatgctgaatctaaaaatgcacttagatttttgattattggcccagttttcaagttggtccaaatcatggtccaaaattaaactttcactatatataaattgtttgattttattaaaaattgaataattggggttctttgatatgccaaatctaactgtgtatgtagattcttaattgttggtcccattttcaaattggtctacattaaagtccaaagggtcctaaattaaactaagttttattttaacaaaaattgaattcttgggcttttttgatatgctgaatctaaacatgtacttagatttttgattatggtcCCAGTTTTCAACTTGATTTAaattaggatccaaaattattatattaaatattgtgcaatagcaagaaattttcaattgttcagtattcagcaatagcaagaaatcttcaattgcacagtatagtgcaatagcaagaaattttcaattgcacagtattgcgcaatagcaagaaatcttcaattgcacagtattgtgcaatagcaaatatgttcaattgcacagtattgcgcaatagcaagaaatatctaattgcacaatattgtgtaatagcaagaaattttcaattggagttatctttttttgtccagaatagtagttgaatcaacttaaatccttgttttattcaatatacaatgtatattcatttttactgccaactgataaattaaaacaatctttaccattcagtgataacaagtactttatttttacattttaatattttatgatgtatttaaatgagtagttattgttgcaaactccattagaaatttgaattgagatcagttttggaaaaagggaaaggggatgtgaaaaaaagggagggggggttaaagttttctcatttcagatttcataaataaaaagaaaatttcttcaaacatttttttgagaggattaatattcaacagcatagtgaattgctcaaaggcaaaaaaaatattttaagttcattagaccacattcattctgtgtcagaaacctatgctgtgtcaactatttaatcacaatccaaatttaaagctgaatccagcttgaatgttgtgtccatacttgcccaaaccgttcagggttcaacctctgcggtcgtataaagctgcgccctgtggagcatctggttatctttttatcatatgaatCCAAAAACCAAGAggagtcaggtgagcgacacaggctcttgatagcctctagttttaattgtTACATTACTGATTTGCATTCAGTTTTTGGTGAAACTTGTAACCCTCCAGTTCTTGATACTTCAAGTATCCAAACTTTCAGTTACGAAGATGATCCAGTGTTACTGTCTGAGACACACCAGTGGCTTCAAAACGCGTTAGACAAACTAAATAAATATTGCATTAAATGGCAGTTGAGTGTAAATACAAACAAGACTAAAATTCtagtttttcagaatatttataaacaatctTCACCTCTCTTGTTCAATGATAAATTTTTGACTGAAGTTAAGGATTTTTCTAGGTAATATTATTAACTATAGAGGAATTTTACAAAAACTACTGAAGAGCTGTTTAAAAAaggtattaaagttttatttttattgagaaaaccaacgtccaatttaaattttgtttccaCTACTAATTtgtcatgtaaattatttgatacACTTATAAGACATATTTCGACAAACaactctgaaatttggtttatggATAATGTTCAGTCAGCTTTTAAGGCATTTAATAGAGCTGCTGAAATACTTTTTGTAATACTCTTGCTTTTAATAGCAGAAAAGTATCACTTTAAGAGGAATCATTCTATATTTTCTAAATAGCTGCTAGATCGGAATTAGGGAGATTTACTTTGAACTCTtatataaaaactcaaacactcatgtatttttataaaataaactttaatGATATGTTAATCATCTGGTTAAAGAATCtctacaaacaaacataaatttacattcCACAGGAATTTATTCTTGGTACTCATTTGCAGATACaatttttaaagatatgaaaataaaccCAGGAAATTACTCTAATTTTAATGTACCttttaaacaattgaaaaaagTGTTAAATGTAATATTGAAAAGTGTGTTTCAGAGGAATATGAACAAACTACTTTaaataaactttcaaaattgGATTCCTCATCCAAACTTTGTCTTTATGGGAATTAAAAAACTAATTGTCAGTCTGAGGAACATTtgaattgcaataattttattcATAGGCAGTTACTCTCATATTTATATCATACCCGTGTTTTAAGCGACACGCACATTGGCCAtgcaggtcataaattaatttgttgaatgaaatcaaatcagTAAGTACTGATGGATACCGTAGAATTTTCCACGGGAGTTTTGAGCGAGGATTTCTTGACATGGGTTGTAATTCTGAATCCACGGGGTCGCAAAGAATCTTGTGTTAGCTTCGAACGTAGGAGGTTGTTGATACCTAATCTACGCTACTATCCGCTATACACCCTGAACTTAAGAATGGAATCAAATACATTAGATATATGAGTATAGCGTGTAGATAGAACTATTTGTTTCAACTCGTTGGGTTCAGTGAGTTTATTAACATGGTTTCGTGCACAGTACTTTAAAATACTTCCATAAAAGTCCGCTTTAAGTACTCGCGTAACAGTCACCTTTAAGTGCATACGAAacagtttgttgtctctttgacacattccccatttccgaaacgggttgttgtctctttgacacattccccatttccattctcaattttattaattccATATTGGCATTTTGATGAAAATGTGCATATGGGCTATTTTATACTGCATGTGCTTTTTTTAAAACTGAGGTCGAGATTTCGGATATTTGCTTAACTTTCAGATTTGTGGACGCATTTTTCCTTACGATAAAtatacataactttttttgttataagataagttacgaccatcacacattttaaattacgaccatcatgcttgaatttttgaatgactattttacgaaaattggaattattttatgtatcaaacttggtttcaatatcaacgcactCACGATAAGTGTATATGTGACAAGCAGTTTGGATCAAATAAACCTTTTACTGTAcaaaaatcggaaaagaaaaactgatccctagagttgtctcccattttcggatggtcgtaactttaagttacgaccatccgcttaccaccagtgattAGGGTATATAACTATCGCGTAATTACGAGAAAACTATCTCGTAATAACAAGATaaattacacatatatatatatatagagagagatatATAGATATTCCGGGGCACGTGATGAAGCGCTagtttttattagctcacctgacccaaagGGTCAAGTGatcttttcccatcacttggcgtccgtcgtccatcgtcgtccgttaacttttacaaaaatcttctcctcagaaaccactgggccaaataaaacaaaacttggcCTTATTCATCTTTAGGGTTtccagtttaaaaaatgtatccaaggaccaaccaagatggccaccatggctaaaatagaacacaaagaaggggggggggggggggggttaaaaggAAGTTTAttgcttatatctttgaaactaaagcatttagagcaaatatgacagggtaaaaaatttcagacgaatcagacttTCCGTTAATAAGATGCTGCTCCTGATTTggtaatttaaatgattttttttcagtttttggttattttcttgaatattataatagatagatataaactgtagcagcaaaaatgttcagccatgtaagatatataaataagtcaaatgaccaaaattgtgaATTAAGCCCTTAAtcagttattgtcctttaaagtcaTTTCTgcaattttaaagtaaatttcaCTATTTCTCgtaaatttttgtatattttttacaaaaatcccCTCTTAATCTACTTGGCCAAATGAATTTTAATCTCGTAATAACGAGATAGTTTTCTCGTAATAATGAGACACACAACTTCTTATCTCGTAAATATGCAATAGTTTTCTCGTAATTACGCGATGATTATCTCGTAATTAAGATATTAAAAACTTCTTATCTTGTAATTACGCGATGATTATCTCATTATTACGAGATCAAAATCTTATCTCGTAATTACGTGATAGTTTTCTCGTAATTACGCGAtaattatctcgtaattacgcgatAAGTATCTTGTAATTACGAGATATAACAATGATTATCTCGTAGTTATCGCAATAACTAGATAATTATAGTTTTCTCGTAATTATCGCAATAACGAGGTAATTATCGCGTAATTGCGCGATAGttttctcgtaattacgagataaatattttttttttgtgacccGGATTAGCTTACGTAGGTCTatgatgaatgaaaaataaaatatacctaTAATATACCTgaaatttacctgtaaaaaattcggcgttaatgaaaaaaaatcggcgcaaatgcaaatgCGCCGATTGCaacagccattttttttttaaattaacctaAGTATAGTATTAAGCATTGGTACCGACGGAGATTACTTGAAGTCATGCACAATTGGTTAAAATAACATAGCAAGATCAAGCATCTAAAACAGTCGTGGTCATAAGTAGTCTACAGTCTCTGGGGAAAAAACCACATAAACACAGCAAATCCCACACAATgattatgaatgtaaaaaaaacccaacgctttcctttaaattttctgttttctgttttctgtgtAACCTAAAACTGCATCATTTTATAAAAGTCACCCGACATTGAACGATTACCGGTTGTTTGGCGCACTAAagtataatactggtacctttgataactaaacACACCGCGTCTAAATATACAGTTGAAGGTTTATTATCTTATTACCGATCAGTACGTATGTTTGTAAGTGGGAACAGTATGTGTACCAGTCTTTTCTTGTTGTTTGTATTTCATATGTACAATATAAACTCCACTTTCTTCCAAAAAGAAAAGTGAATTTGAGATTTGCTGATTTTAAATCAGATAATTAATTTCCAATGGTTAATTTGAAATGTTgtctgtcatttattttatatgttgCTTTGTGCCATTTCGGTTTACTTTCCGGAAGTACATAGAACAGTACAAAGAACGTCACAGAAACACCACTGGTAACGTCTTCGACGTCGTTGTTAAAGATCGTTACAGATTGACAAACGTATCGTTGTATTTTGTGATCAATATTATTACAGATTTACAGAGTTTTACTGAATATTACAGATAATTGAAATGAAGGTAAGTAATTGAACTAAACTAAACTCTATTTTAAGCAGGTATTGTCAAACTTATGAAGTATGTTTTCAGGAGAGGCAAACACTTAACATCATGGACAACCTTGACATGCGTTAGCcgcagtaaaaaaaaatccaaaatctaTATTCACATTTAACATGAAAAATGCGAAAGACTCAAATGGAGATATGTGAATATAAATATACCTCTGGTATATAAAATTGTAGACGAACTGTTTTAATTATTAATACTTGGTATGTGTAGCATGCAAGAATAAATAATCAACTAATGCTAGATATGTAATCATATTAAACCATGacttattttaataataaatcgtAAGAAAAATAGCAAGGCATGATTGATGTTTTTAAAGAAGAATTTTAACCTATTTTTCCTTGTCATTTCAGATGGTTGACTTCAACTATAACAATTTCACCCACGAGGGTTTAGAAATAGAGAAGAAAAAGCTCATTGTTCAGCTTAAGGAGGAGTCCAGTTCTAAAGATGGAAGGGAATTTTGGGCTAAGGCGGAGACAATCCAAGAACAATATGAAGATCCATATAGAAGATCAGGTTTGTAAATTTGAATACTAGTACTTAGAATTGACAGATGGGACAAAAGCATTCGGTGTAATCTTCAATTACAGAAAGAACATTGCCAAAGAATTTCtaatgtttgatttgtttgactTTTATTTGGTGATTTGGGAACAGAACACGTAGCTGAATTTTGTATAGCTTGTGTAGCTGTATGAAAATATGTGCATTTTTTATAACCTGAAATTGTGTATCTTGGATAAATATATTGAATCCTGTACTTGTGACAGGCTTACATCTTGtcttcttttgtttgttttttaatatctttattgtttttttatacatcaaaatagctgcggaaccgtagctctgatgtccttatatcatattttttttattattttcggaCCGTATAtaaaaatccgtagctctatggtccgtAAGTAGTCAAAAATATCACAATGACCTGAGATCAACGGTTCAGCTACTAACGTCTATACTGTTTATGAAGTAAATTGACAGAATGTTTGCCTCAATTGATAAAAGATAAGATAGACATTGTcgaaaaatcaaatatgattttatacatgtaATTCTTTAATTGATGAACACAAATGTATTAAAATGCAATAATTATCATTTTGTCGGATTTTGAGTAATGGATGAATAATGAACAGTTCTTTTCTGTCTTCTTGTAGAATATACAAGCAGGAAGCTGTTTACTCAATTTAAAAACGAGGCACAGTCAGAGTCAGAGTTACAGTTCTGGACACAACTTGAACTAATGAGAGGCGCTTACAGATATCCCGAGGATGATAGCTTCATCTGTGAAGATATACGAGGTTTGTTAAAATAATTACTTTTAAATGAACGTGAGTTATCGAATGCATTAAACTGGAAAAACAGATCTCTAGACAAAGAGACACGAAAATGCAGTTAAAATGAAGATATTGAATCAGGAACGTAGGTCAAAACGTACCAAAACATGTGCTTATTGTTACGAAATCCTTGATTAAAATGCATCTGTTATCTTCCTGGTTTGTCACGGCTtggcaattattttttatttagcaaactcaatttaattaattttgtaaatgtaaaaaaaaattaaaacatgaaactCACAGTTCTGTATATTGTTCCTGGACAATATGCAAATAATTATCAGttattttttaagtatttttcatATATCTTAGATGAAGAAACGGAGGACGAAGCCGATATCGTTCAAGCTAAAACCGATTATGTACAACTAGAATCCAGCAATGGAATATATGAAGCCGGAAACAAACAAGATAATGTTGATAAGGAACAAGATGAAACCAGAAATGACAAAAgtgacaaacaaaacaaaatagcaGAGACAGCAGCTAAAACCAGGACAGCACACAGAAAACTGTTGGTAAGTTATAAATAGCAGCATCCTGACTCCATCAAAATTACGCAAtatgttttcaattaaaattgttacTTTTATATAGTCCTAGTGATCAAACGGACAAGAGCAAATCTGATAGGGTCACAAACGGCACTGTTCAAATCTAGTAGCCTGTttcacacaaaaacaaaatacgaTTCAGATTGATCGTactaagtatactgaattgttcataaCTTACGATCagtcttagtcgtaagtttttttgtgaaacccgACTCAGGGATCAAAATTAGAGTGCAAATATTTCAAATACCAATAACTAAATTTATGTGTTTAACCTTTGACATCAGTAGCTATCCGAGTCAACAATTATAGTGCCTGTATGATCATATGATTAGAAAAAGCAACATTTTTCTCCGTAATAACACATGGCCACCTAAGGGTTTCATATTTCAAATCACAATATCAAGATAGACGGTgtacatttacgccaaacatttttcattttaagctgaacaaatagattttgaaaatatcctacaaatttttaaattaattggttttataaatgtaacaaacatctgttgaagtcacttctgaaaaatcattttcgttatgagaattgaaatttgtaattttcatgacattacattatttaatttcacgaggataatattaaaagtaatgataagtttgtcttaaaaagatttcatcttatcaacagtttgaataaattaaaacattttaatttgattgttttagaaaagaaacaaatttcaatctccttcttaaggacaaaatattgaaattgctaaccttaagcatttttcaatttgccataaaatattgaaaaatgaaaaatgctaaaacgtggagcatttttcaatttgcctttaaaaattgaaaaatgaaaaatgctccaacgtggagcatttttcaatttgccttcaaaaatcaaaaaatgaaaaatgctcaaacgtggagcatttttcaatttgccttaaaaaatggaaaaatgaaaaatgctccaatgtggagcatttttcaatttgctttgaaatattgaaaaatgaaaaatgttgaattttcatctttaatttttttttctcaaaaatgaaaatgattttttttgtgttgaggatttttcaattagtttaatcaaagttttgtttttatgctttaaatataatacacatatgtgtatGTGTGAACCCGTTTATACACATTTATTACCTTACCCCGAAAAGATAGGAGAACAACAACGCACCAGCAAAATTTTGTGATGTGGCGCAGGATTATTATGcaaaaaattattgttatttccCTTGCTTAAAACCCttaacttttttttgttattcacATTCAGGTTAACTGCATATTCTCTTTATATCTGTTAAATCAAATGGATATTGgtttgtttgtttaattcattgatagagttatttatttttactccaaagtttagtatttgcaccgttgcaaaacatttgtaaacttctttaaaaagttaatatacatttaagataACATCTGAGCAATACGGACACGCATAGATCAAGGCATATATAACCCTGTTCGTAACAACACGGTTCGGTTATTGCCATTAAAGGATTTAGCATAGCGGAAAGCAATTACAATATGCCCTATAAAACCCTCAACGACAGAATAGCTGCACCAAAGCTGAGAGCTATTCATCAATaaatagtaaatgaaaaatattgtaacaTAAGATTTCGTACTTTCATGCAATTGCTACGGATTTGGTGATACCCTTGTTGACAACCTAGAAaatatgtaaagataaaaacaacaccTAGGAAAGCTGTTCTGTTCCCAGTCTCTCTGTATAAGGTTGATTAATATGCCATTTTCCTTCTAAATACAGCTCATTTTGGAAGTCATTGAAAGATCCCTTTCTTAActagataaaatgaattaaataatttgttcactgggttttttttgggggggttagTATTACTTAGCTATTTTAAAACCAATAGTGCTTTAACAATTGGCATCCATCGTCTCTGTTTACAACTAGAACAAGCTGTGGTTTACATCTCCGAATCTCAATCAGAATTACTAATGCTAAATGTTGGTCCCGCGAGGTTGATGTTGAATTTTACAgcgatttttctgtttttaactgaaatacattattttgggaaaactaatcagaaatgaAGCAGACATTTGAGTCAGTGCTCGGTGGAATTAGATACGACTGTCTTTAggagacaagttttgaaaatgtatGTGTATAATTGTTCCTgtggtcttttatttttatagtatggtttatttggtacattttgtGTGAATGTATatagtcaaaatatgtttaatgttgtcaAGACTGATATTGCTGATTACTTAAAGTTTGttcattttgagacagattttcttttatttggaaTGAATGTGCGGTGTCATTTTTGCTAAAAATTAACTTCAAATGTGAAGCTAGTTTACATTtctctagatataagaagatgtggtatgagtgccaatgagacagtttgccttctaagtcacaatttttaaataaaaaccattataggtcaaagtacggtcttcaacacagagtcatggttcacataaaacaataagctataaattgTTCCcaaaatgacttgtgtaaaacgATTCACGCGGGAAAAACAacgatataatatatatacagaacgagaaacacttatgaatcaaaTCAACTAACGACAACAAGGAACAttatagaagataaaaaaaacctgttaaacAGACTTAGGAAGAAGGGATATAGTACGATTCTGTTGTGGTTGTCAGATTattaaagtttgcatattttggttttaatattgtttcacttatagggtctttacatcgggattaaacatattttttaaaacccaGTTGTTgaacatgacacgggttatgttcttctcttaaatattttataatttgtataatactGAACCCCTAACGGGAGTTGCCTGATATTCTTATAATGAAGACGTAATCTtaaaatcagtttaattaaggtctggagctgacatgtcagtaacttctagtagtctgttgttatttatgtattattatcattttgtttattttcttttgttacctcttctgacatcggactcggacttcttttgaacagaATTTTACTGGGTGTatggttatgcgtttacttttctacattggtcagaggtatcaggggagggttgaaatctcataaacatgtttaactccacttattttgcgcctgttccaagtcaggagcctgtggcctctgttagtcttgtattatttttaaattaggtttttagtttttaatgtttagtatggcgtccattatcactgaactagtacatgtatatatatttttgtttaggggcaagctgaaggacgccttttGGTGCGgcagtttctcgctgcattaaagacctattggtgaccttcttctgttgtctgttctatatatatggtcgggttattatctctttgagacattccccatttccattctcaaatggattgtctatttaaaaaaatagaagatacaaaattattatgtctgaagctgtcaggGAGAATCATAAAACCCTTGACataaaattatccatattttgagtcaGAGATGGGAGATCTTCCTATGATGCCCGCCCGtcctccccctaaaaaaaaagtaaacaacactaAAATCTTATTCTGACATTACAGATGGGATTTAATTTCATTCACGTGAATGAGGTTGGAGTGACTCGGTGTGCGCCTTTtcctaaattcatcttttttgtttgttctccAGATCCCACCTTTGGTGTCCCCTTGATTTCATTACCCACATTTTAATAATCCTATATCCGACCATCCCTTTTTGTAACCTCAATAGCACCCCCTCTCTATATCCCACTTCTAGGGCTACTTGCAAAATTCATTTTGATCAAGATGGATTGTATGCTCAGAATTATCAGCCTGATATGGATCAGGATAAAAGTTTCGTGATccctgtaaaaaaacaaaacagttgtgaCTTTCTGTTTTATACATAACGAATATAAAAGGGGAGCGGACGagctacaaaaaatataatagtatCAACAAAGAGGCAATTTCgataaatgttcaaattatttaaaatttctcaaattacgaaaagagtgcacacgctgaaatgtctcgccttctttactaatcattgatattatgttgatccaaaatcctggacttaaaaacatgaaatcccgaggtcctgaatgaaaaaaaaaatcccgggtcccgaaagggttaatcccgaaatcacaagcttaaaaacactcgatcctgacgtcctgaaaaaggtcctgcccaccctctatgttgatagtcctaaatataaagctttactacaactatcacataaacttaacatggtcAAAGAAAATTAGGACAAggtcatataaacaaaacaagaaatacatgtacaccttacaataaatcACTAAGTATAAATGACCCATGctaatagtttctaagaaacagacttaaccgagAAAACTAAACACATGAACCACGAAACTAAGGTCAAGGATCTGAACCATGGCAGGCAGAAGTGTACAACTTACAATTCCATACAGCAAGTAAAGTTAacctatttcttatagtttaagaaaatcagaacaaaactaaaataatgaatactgtgcaatgaacagtgaaaatgaggccaaggccaaataaaacctgccagactgacatgcacatcattaaatatttccatacaccaaacaaagATTACAAATTGCATATAGtgttagaaaaaaaagaccaaatatcaAAAACTTAACGTTGGTCAAGGTTTGATAAGCAcaaccatgcttgacacatctaTATCATTTCCtctattgttcaataaaatatcgtcatttgatctCGATGGATCAGCATCGCGTTGTGACTCAGGTTGGATTGGTTGATCtgacatgcatatatatatgtctaCTGGATCAGAATTCGTATCAGAGGCTCCTCTGATTCTACCTCTATCTCTACCATCACGCCCACTAGTTCTGGTATATTTTGGTGGTATGTCTGTGTTGTTTGCGAGAATTCTAcgtattttaaatgacaattagaAGAATTAAAGGGAacattatttataaacagtatgtatatatgcaatatgATGTTGATTATACTGACGAGAGCGTAGTCATATTATGTTTTGAAAATGGAAATGACTTAGACCGGTCGATGTAAGAGCGGTCTATAATCGTAGTAAAAGTGtgttaagatcgtgttgcaatcgaataAATCGTGCATGCATTGTCGTTATGAAAACGTGATTAGCGTAATAAATCGTGATTATCGTATTGAAGACTCAGAATAGGCGTGATGAGAACGTGACCCGTAGCGGgatcgtagtagcatcgtgaaaacaatgaaaatccaAACTTTCATCCTGCTCGTACCGGGACCTCACCTTTTAGATCGCGGTGAACGTGGTGCAATAGTGGTCTAGTGTGACTTGGGCATAAAACATACTCCTTGTTTATCTACCTTTCCTACTGATCAAAATGAGCAACTGGTTCTTGTCTTGAATTGTTGATACCGTACGTTTCCTGCTTTCATCGTGtcagaatacattttttaataatcgtgaaatatatatcatttattgtTCAGTAATTTCAActgttgttattattgttattggtCGTAACTAATCAATAAACATAATCAATACCGAAGAAACTGTGCTATCTTATTTTTTCTTAGTTTCCCAGGTAGCAAGTACAAAAAACATCaccaattgatacatgtacatttataaaaatttatatatgtatagca
It includes:
- the LOC139510590 gene encoding uncharacterized protein — encoded protein: MKMVDFNYNNFTHEGLEIEKKKLIVQLKEESSSKDGREFWAKAETIQEQYEDPYRRSEYTSRKLFTQFKNEAQSESELQFWTQLELMRGAYRYPEDDSFICEDIRDEETEDEADIVQAKTDYVQLESSNGIYEAGNKQDNVDKEQDETRNDKSDKQNKIAETAAKTRTAHRKLLNDIELDIPDKNERTIWEKEEKKKEKRTNKLFKADKKRRQKEDNQFKKKQTKDGLKKAKKSTIRDFINSLFACFRKQKKGEEIL